The proteins below come from a single Maylandia zebra isolate NMK-2024a linkage group LG23, Mzebra_GT3a, whole genome shotgun sequence genomic window:
- the tbx19 gene encoding T-box transcription factor TBX19, with protein sequence MVSGVQMLLTDKMKVEGLQEDGGSGSVSSVDQSATGAGGSMCSPGSAERCMSRLLSAVESELQAGREKGDPTERELRVTLEDAELWRKFQHITNEMIVTKNGRRMFPVLKVSVSGLDPSSMYSFLLDFVPADSCRWKFVNGEWVAAGRAESRSEGRGHGGIYIHPDSPNFGAHWMKAAVSFNKVKLTNKVNGGGQIMLNSLHKYEPQLHIVCVGSRHRLVSNVSFKETQFIAVTAYQNEEITALKIKYNPFAKAFLDAKERIPGGRSLPEPSEGRVGIQSCWSLCSAGGGGAFPYGSNLPLTSHHHHGYKHHGYPGRHTPYPTAYLPHRPHSSVCLSEGVQVISDGWSTSSPRPTSSSSSPSSASIPLSSSAPSSQPPPPHSSSQYPCLWTVGCSELSPSHSPCAGLHHGPISSEGLMQPPGHTRMGGAGWPPGPTHSF encoded by the exons ATGGTGTCGGGTGTGCAGATGCTTCTGACTGACAAA ATGAAGGTGGAGGGGTTACAGGAAGATGGAGGGTCTGGTTCAGTGTCATCTGTAGATCAGAGTGCCACTGGTGCTGGTGGGTCGATGTGCAGTCCCGGTTCGGCTGAACGCTGCATGTCGCGGCTGCTGAGCGCCGTGGAGAGCGAGCTGCAGGCCGGCCGGGAGAAGGGCGACCCAACAGAGCGGGAACTGAGGGTGACGTTAGAGGATGCCGAGCTGTGGAGGAAATTCCAGCACATCACTAACGAGATGATCGTCACCAAGAATGGACG TCGCATGTTCCCAGTGCTGAAAGTGAGCGTCTCTGGCCTGGACCCCAGCTCCATGTACTCCTTCCTGCTGGACTTCGTCCCGGCTGACAGCTGCCGCTGGAAGTTTGTAAACGGGGAGTGGGTGGCGGCCGGCCGGGCGGAAAGCCGCAGCGAAGGCCGGGGCCACGGTGGCATCTACATCCACCCTGACTCGCCAAACTTCGGCGCTCACTGGATGAAAGCGGCCGTGTCCTTCAACAAGGTCAAACTCACCAACAAGGTGAACGGAGGAGGACAG ATTATGTTGAATTCTCTCCATAAGTATGAACCTCAGCTCCACATCGTGTGTGTTGGCTCTCGCCATCGACTGGTTTCTAACGTTTCCTTCAAAGAAACGCAGTTCATCGCCGTCACTGCCTACCAGAATGAAGAG ATCACAGCCCTAAAGATCAAATACAACCCGTTCGCTAAAGCCTTTCTGGATGCCAAAGAGAG GATCCCAGGTGGGCGGAGTTTGCCTGAGCCATCAGAGGGCCGTGTTGGGATTCAGTCCT GTTGGTCGCTGTgctcagctggaggaggaggtgctTTTCCTTATGGCAGCAACCTCCCGCTGACATCACATCATCACCATGGTTATAAACACCATGGATACCCTGGGAGACACACGCCTTACCCCACTGCCTACCTGCCCCACCGCCCGCACTCCTCAG TGTGTCTCTCTGAAGGTGTTCAGGTGATATCTGATGGCTGGAGCACCTCCTCCCCTCGTCCCACCTCATCTTCTTCCTCACCCTCCTCTGCCTCCATTCCCTTGAGTAGCAGCGCCCCTTCATcacagcctcctcctcctcacagctcCAG tcagTACCCTTGTCTGTGGACAGTTGGATGCAGcgagctgagcccctcccactcACCCTGCGCTGGGCTCCACCATGGACCAATCAGCAGCGAGGGACTCATGCAGCCTCCTGGTCACACTCGGATGGGCGGGGCTGGATGGCCGCCTGGTCCCACACACTCTTTCTGA
- the pcid2 gene encoding PCI domain-containing protein 2, whose translation MAHITINQYLQQVYEAIDNREGSFCAELLSFKHPHVANPRLQLASPEDKCQQVLEPPYDEMVAAHLRCTYAVANHDFVEAYKFQTLVVQSFLKAFQSHKEENWALPVMFAVTLDLRIFANNAEQQLQKKGKGQPSEMLEKAAEQLMSCFRVCASDNRAGIEDSKKWGMMFLSNQLFKIYFKINKLHLCKPLIRAIDSSNLKNDYSPAQKVTYKYYVGRKAMFDSDFKLAEEFLSYAFDHCHRSSQKNKRMILIYLLPVKMLLGHMPTHQLLRKYDLMQFSDVTKAVSEGNLLLLNEALSKHETFFIRCGIFLILEKLKIITYRNLFKKVYLLLRTHQLPLEAFLVALRMMKVEDVDIDEVQCILANLIYMGHIKGYISHQHQKLVVSKQNPFPPLSSVS comes from the exons ATGGCTCACATCACCATCAACCAGTACCTGCAGCAG GTTTACGAGGCCATCGACAACCGTGAGGGCTCCTTCTGTGCTGAGCTGCTGTCCTTCAAACACCCGCATGTTGCCAACCCCCGTCTCCAG ctGGCGAGTCCAGAGGATAAGTGTCAGCAGGTTCTGGAGCCGCCGTACGATGAGATGGTCGCAGCTCACCTCAG gtgtaCCTACGCTGTAGCCAACCATGACTTTGTTGAAGCCTACAAGTTCCAGACGCTCGTTGTTCA GTCCTTCTTGAAGGCCTTTCAGTCCCACAAAGAGGAGAACTG GGCTCTGCCAGTGATGTTTGCTGTCACTCTGGACCTCCGGATATTCGCCAACAAC GCGGAGCAGCAGCTACAGAAGAAGGGTAAAGGTCAGCCTAGCGAGATGTTGGagaaagcagcagagcagctgatgagCTGCTTCAGAGTTTGTGCCAGTGACAA TCGTGCAGGTATTGAGGACTCAAAGAAGTGGGGGATGATGTTTCTGAGCAACCAGCTCTTCAAGATTTATTTCAAG ATCAATAAGCTGCACCTGTGCAAACCTCTGATTAGAGCCATTGATAGTTCCAACCTGAAGAATGACTACAGTCCAGCTCAGAAGGTCACCTACAAATACTACGTGGGCCGCAAAGCCATGTTCGACAGTGACTTCAAACTGG CCGAGGAGTTCTTGTCATACGCCTTTGATCACTGTCATCGATCCAGCCAGAAGAACAAGAGGATGATCCTCATTTACCTGCTGCCTGTCAAGATGTTGCTG GGTCACATGCCAACTCATCAACTCCTTAGGAAGTATGACCTCATGCAGTTTTCTGATGTTACCAAAGCTGTGAG TGAAGGGAACTTACTGTTGCTGAATGAGGCTTTGTCCAAACACGAGACCTTCTTCATCCGCTGCGGGATCTTCCTCATCCTGGAGAAGCTGAAGATCATCACCTACAGGAACCTCTTCAAGAAAGT GTATCTGCTGCTGAGGACTCACCAGCTGCCTCTGGAGGCCTTCCTGGTGGCTCTGAGGATGATGAAGGTGGAGGATGTCGACATCGACGAGGTGCAATGTATCCTGGCCAACCTCATTTACATG GGTCACATCAAAGGCTACATCTCCCACCAGCACCAGAAGCTCGTGGTCAGCAAACAGAATCCCTTCCCTCCTCTGTCCTCTGTCTCATAG